Part of the Periplaneta americana isolate PAMFEO1 chromosome 4, P.americana_PAMFEO1_priV1, whole genome shotgun sequence genome is shown below.
gtaggcctGTTTGAAATCCCGAACATCCTTACAACCCCAAACATGCTCACAATAGTAATCatgaacagcataaacgtttgcAAATATAGACATTCGATTAACTCCATGTCTcctttttaattttaaccttaTAACCtacattaccattatcattatatttGAACTGATGCGTAActgcaataatatttatttacttacagaaCAATGTCTtacgaaaacagaatatttatACTGTTGTAAGCGCTTGACACATTTTATTTCTGCGCATTCGTGTTGTGACATCTAAACAACTGCTGTTTTAGCATGGAAAGAAGATGGAATGCAACATAAGTTTGTCACACGAGCTTCACaaggtaaattattttttttttgtgccagTGAATCGTTTGTAATATTAGCTATGATGCATAAAGAATTCTAGCAAGTAATTGTCatatgatggggggggggggaaggaaaccAGGTTTTAAATTTGGAATCCgcacgtacatctattatcaggcagtacatctcacttgacgacataTTATGTCAGAAAAAAACAATTgtgggctttgccggaagaaaggcggatagacctatacggccttcttcgggaaaacggtttaaaatgtagtgaataattatagtagcgaaattttgttttgattgtactgtacatacctgcaggacaggactgcatgcgtgtataacattttattcacgtgcgttttaaaatcttagatagCATGTacctcaattcgccatattggcgtatacgccctttttccggcaaacccctcaattgtttgtatgcatctgaagtctgactagtgtaatatgtagctagtcggcgagggatgtatgcaatggaaggggaaagggactggccatcctaccccattatctccttgcctaattcctcataagtggtgccttcttggtaccacttgtgaggttcagacctgtcttcggacagttgactaaacaacaacactcaGTTTAGGTTGGTACACTTGTTCTTATCTGAGTAGCtgaatcattgttgaccagtgttattaatggaagtaaaatattaaaagctagaataaaaattcaatattgaattgttacatttacaaattaatgtaatGACACATAATAGTGAGGCAAGTTTTCATGAGAAATAAAACATTACAGCGCGAAATGGTCTTTGAAATGAAGACGtaacaaaataacttaaaaattactgtattaaataaatgattacatTGTGTAAAAAAAGGGTGATAGAACGTGTAAAGAGACTCAATAACAGTAGAGTTCTTTATATGTAGgtattatgaaaaaatatagacAGTATGAAAGAGGAAGACGGCAGGAAACATGAGATCGGAACAGAGCGAGAGAATCTGTATAGTAAAATACCATGACATACCTAGGCATTATACTGCAGAATCAAGAAATTATAAACACTATTTAGAAAACGACTGTTTACTTATGTAGTGTCTTATGCATTTCTAGATAGCCTTTTGTTTTCATCACGAATTTATCCATAAACATAGCTACCCTATATAAATCCTGTACTGAATGCTAaaaggaacttcatttaagttctACTTTCTGAGGTCAGATAAACACTACTAATCAGTTgctatttttataacattttaacagtTACGATGCAAGCGAAATGAATCGATTTACAAGTTTTTATTCGACATTTTTTGGGACATCAATTTTGTGCGATTGAAAACATTATCTTTGCAATTATTTACCATATtattcactaaaaaaaaaaaaaaatacatggtaCGCGTGTTAGTAAAATCTGAATAACTTTATATGAAATTCcgaataatataaacaatttattactGAATTACATAGTCTGTAGATAGGCTACATAACAGCTGGCGCAAACATCACAGAAAAAAaggaaatggggggggggaaaggtCCAGTTCTTTATAGTAGTGACGCTAATGATTTTATTATACGGTACATAGCCGATGTGCTTAAACGCAAAGGCTATTTCCTTCTCTACTAATTGTAAatagtaacagttacaaaatggggttttacaataaaattggaAGACGAAATATTTTTATCATCCTAATCTATTTCGCTTGAGGCTAGATTATTACGATAAACTTCACTAACTGCAAAAGCATTGTTGCTCTCAGTGAGAGACGGCATTATTGATTACATTGTTTTgctgtttttttgtttatttgttttttctgATGTTCTGTGCTAATAGCAATACATCATTCTACGGTATGGAAATCATTTTTACATTGCAAGCATAGTTTCTCATTGCCTAAGTAGTAGAGATTTTATGtctaaaatataactatatttttttattaggagttttatatttgaggtaagcttactaatatttaaaagtataattGGTAATAGCTAATAACCATATTATATGACAAAAATGATAGACACAAAACAATTGTTATATTTACAAGACTCCTCATTCTAAAATCTTGGCAATGAATACAGTAAATCTCTGGTTCTCTGTTAGTAATTCAGATTACAAGGGTAACACACAACAATTCCGATTATgactttttttaatatatttcgaaaaaaaattggtGACTCAAACGTCTTTatcgttatttttttattacaattcGACGCTGACAGTAAAACCATAAACGATAAATTTGCGAATGAAAATGGGGAAAATATAATTAGAGGTTTAAAAGGAAACGAAACATACTATTAAGCAACAGTCaataaaactgtaaatactgAATGAAAGTATGATAATTGATTGTAACTAGTTAATGATTGCAACACAAATTGCTTAACGCTATTTGcgcaataaataatatattaatgaaatgtttcaatccGTTCTGGTATGTGGAGGTTAATAGAACATACAATTAACTACAAAAATAAGAGCTAAactaaatactgtataatacatTTCTTATTTATTGCATAGTTCATTCAAAGAAGAGTTTGCTTTACCTTTTCAGGAATATTTCCTTCATGAAGTTCTTCAAGCGTAGGTCGGTATTCATGATGAATCGAAAGGTCTCGATAATGTTCAGCTCTCGGGGGCACTTCCCTCGTGAGTTGGCCCAAGCTTTTGTAACGTGAGTCGTACCCATATGAATGCTGTTGATTTGGAGTCGTTGATGTCAAATAGTCAGTTTCCTTGTCGTCATCCTCTGTATCTACTTTTGCCACTTGAAAACGACTAGGATTATTTTGATCAAGAACATTGAGCTCCTGCTGTTCTACATCAGGAGATTTTCCTGGGGCTGTGTTGCTGTTCATTTTCAACACCCTTTTCTTCCTCGTGTCGTATTCACGACTCGTGGAACAACTGAACAGCGCGCTTCACAGACAGAGCCCGGCAGATCGCTGCGGCCTACGACTGCTCAGACCCAACAGGAAGAAGTGGGGTTGTGTTTAAATACAAACTTTGAATTGTCACCAATAGATGGCGTATTCATACGTATCGTGAATATCATGGTCCCTTCACATTGGTTATGACGTGGATTTCAATAGAATATTAACCTTGGAATCATTTTCTGTAAACCGCATACGTTGCATGACAAACTGATTACACATCGGATGTTTAAAGTGTGAACTGTTAAATGAATGGAGTTCACGGTTTCTGTTTGAAACCATAGAAGAAAGATTTTAGGTTTGAAAGAAACAGGGTAGGTGTTTCTTGAATTGTTTTATTGTAATCTTAATGTGAAATGCAAAGCGTGCTGTTattattttaggttatgttttgtttcagaagTCAATATATGTTTACGTTTGTTAGACCTGTTATTGGGAAAGTTGTTACAAGATATACAAAGTACGTAAGGGAACTGGCTACTTCATCTATAATGGGGTGTGAAGAGGAACTTTCGCAACTTGAAGATAAGCTTTTAAAGGAATCCAGAGCAATTGTGCCTTTATTACGACATGATATGTACAAAGGACAAGCGGGACGAATAGGTATAATTGGTGGTTCGCTTGATTATACAGGAGCTCCGTATTTTTCTGCAATTTCGGCATTGAAGGTAGGCTGTGATTTGTCCCACGTATTCTGTCCCCAAGATGCGGCAGCAGTTATCAAAGCATATAGTCCTGAGTTGATTGTGCATCCAATTTTAGATACTGTAAATGCTTTGGATCTTGTAAAACCGTGGTtaccacgtcttcatgtgcttgTTATCGGACCAGGTCTTGGAAGGGATCCTCGAATTTTGGAAACAGTTGGCAGcattataaaattttgtagagatCATCCTGATAATTGGAAACCTCTTGTAATTGATGCTGATGGTCTATTTATGATAACCGAGAAGCCGGATATAATTCGAAATTATCCTATGGATGCCATATTAACCCCAAATGCAATCGAATTTAGTAGACTTGCAAAATCAGTTTTGAATAAATCATGGGCTGCTACACCAAATCCTGATCCTGACAATGTGAGAGCTCTGGCGGTGGCTCTTGGTACTAATATCATTATTGTGCACAAAGGAGCATCAGACATAATTGCCAGTGGCTCCGATAATGGCGCTGTAGTCAAGTGCGCGACCGGTGGATCGTGTCGTCGTTGTGGCGGTCAGGGTGACCTACTGTCGGGAAGTCTCGGAGTATTTTGTTGTTGGGCGGGCTTGAAAGCAGCACGCGACCCACCCGAAAGTGTCCCTTCTTTTCCACCCGCAGTTATCGCCGCATATGCAGGGTGCCGGTTGACAAGAGAATGTAACCAACGAGCTGTGGCCAAAGCAGGTCGCAGTACTCTCACTACAGACATGTTGGAAGAAATTCATGCAGCATTCGAGGCACTGTTCGAAAATTGATGTATTTATGTCCATATGCCAAGGTTTGGATTGAACGGGAACGGAAACAGTGGAATATCCATTGTATTATTTCATCATTTCTACCTCCTGAACTTCAATAATTGTAACAGAATGCAAATTGCCTTAGTTTAAAATCCTGACCTGCGCAAACACGCAGAACCAATGTATGCgtcatttttatttctgaaattcgTTAATTCTATCATCGCCGAATGATTAGCCCGTGTTGTGCATCGACCACTCTGCAAACTAAACTCTTTGCATCGAATGAGCAGTAGAATACAGTGCGGTTTCGAGTTCTGCATATCTGCTTTGGTGGCGTCATagattaacgagaagattgcgaAGAGAGGGAATAACTGACCAAATGTGGGATATGTTAATACTACTAATGCCCCCTAACCAATTCGGATTGTATCGAATATTCAACACTGCTGCTTCTCTCGCGTAGTCTCTGTTAGAACTCATATTGCTAAATTActgttttcatggagtattcagatcgattCGAATAAATTTTCCGTATTGAATATGATGTCCccgatccctgttttcatgcaattttcaatacgtattgaaaacgatctgaaTGCGGAAGgttgaagtttcgaaagtagtttATGTTGGTAGCATGTTGGTCACCCTATAGGGCTTAGTTTATAAACATTGAGTTTTCTTAATGAGGTGCATGAAAACTTAATGTTCTGGCTGTAAGTGAAGAATGGTAATAATAGCTTCcaggcagaggtctgcatcggatgttttcgctcgagcgccaagtagttcatagcataatccgataggtagcgcacatgcatgatgggtaaaattgtcacgagcgataaatcctcgaacggtataagccgagcgttagacattcgttcttgttacagtgatgaactgtgtagtaaaatcatagatgtttatcatttcaaaactttgcagtgtttaacgaACCTCTCCattgtacaactacaaaacttgctttaaaatgtaatataaatgttgtaggtaaatattttttttctccacacaggaatgattttgtttttgccacatctgatgttcttgaatgtaaatgtaattattataaatggagaacacaatcacgataatccaaaaactgtatcaagttttctagtaataataataataataataataataataatatttttttaataatctataataattagtgtatcaatctttgcgtctgtatcagttttgcagcatgattattcgttttattatattttctgtgacgttatcactgtactaatattattaatctactgctatatcaataatattttgtaaaacgtttctacattgtcgcagtatataggcggaacactatgtatggacctatcataatattatagggtctgtggtaaatcaaatattgaataattattattaattagcaataataactgtatatcgaagtttttcatactattttattcataacttcatgttcctgttttggtacgttccattgactgttccattaaacgcagaaaataaagccttatttttaccgagtgagcaaaacatatgtgtatcttatctgtcgccttccatataaGATAAgaaatgtcggtgagatgaccttgtactgtgcttctatttattacgagcgtatcacgaccgatcgtatctcactcgaggatgcggcactcgaccgagttcaagtgagcgatttaactccaatgcagcactctgcttccaggaaaatacaaaatattgtatGTTACAACACACCTTTTCAACATAGgtgacacatcaaacaaatgacgatcgatcacgcgcttagcgtattgagatcgtTTTGAATACGACACGCGTTTCCATCCAAATTTGAATACGATCCGTCGATCCGCTCTCatttttaggtgtatcgaccttgagactcagatcgttTTGAATTCCCGTTTTCATGGAATTTTCAATACGATAATCGTATTcagatcgatttgaatactccaAGTTAACGTAGTACCGATAATTGTCAAGAGTTTTTGCCTTTTTCTCAGTACTCTGTATCTGTTTTTTACACTGTCTTCAGAATCCACTCCAACATTTTTTCTTGCAAAGGTTAAGACATGTTCCATAGCTCGCTATTTAAATTCTCCGCCACATTCCGTGTAAAGATATACTTGTCTTATCTGGATGATGCAATTCGGAACCGTACTAACCGTATTGTTAGCTTAAGTAATAACAATAAGTTATTGAAGGCAACAATGTGTTGTTTAGGTGTTATTTACTAAATGGCAGTTGTGTCAGCACAATTCGATATTCTtgtctttatttaaaaatagtctcCTATATTCTTTCCCCTGTTAAACATGTTCaactattgaaatattattttttggttGTGAATAGTGGATTGatgttttattgaataatttcaatggaaaaattgttcccggtcCGGGTCGATAACCTTTGGCTGAACACACTAAAAATAGGTTTACATGAtgttttattgattgatttagttGACTGAtgttttattgattgatttagttGACTGatgttttattgatttatttagttaattgatgttttgtagattgagatttgtacttttttctttttattggtTTAATTCAGGACATTTCCACATAATGTGATTCAGATCACAGTAACGAGCATTTTAGTGCATTTTTGACAATTGTAATTGTGAGGATAGAGTTGCCAGACACAAATAGTAATTTTGAAAACAATCTATGACGGGCGAGCAAAATTTTAACTGCAGTGTGCAATATTGTATTGAAAATCACAAAAACAGCAATGTAGAAATTATGTCTTGAAAAAACAATCAGTAAAAAAAAGCATTACAACGAAAGACTCTGCCAATatctaataaattataattaaataaaatcagtGGTCTTAAATCATCCCTCTACTGCCTTCGAACTTTTTATGTAACTATAGATACAATACTATGTGAAACTGGCTGCTGGATTATACATGAAAAACATTTCCCAAACACCTGCTTTtcctatttccaaaatttatttactatttcactacatattaggcctaattgCCAATGACAAATCATCTGGTTGTAATACATCTGTTTCACAAACATTTCCTGCGAAGTTGATTATATCTTTATTGATATTTCTAGTCAGCtgataaaattagtaataagcaaagttttattatttaagagcgattatattgtaattattcataaaaatatttaagaattccaAGAAAATTTCAGCTTAGCTAAGTAAATAAACTGATTTAATACATAAGGAGTATGGTTGGCAACTTTAGCTGGAGCTTCGGCTGCACACTTTCATGAAAACCTTAATGAATAACATACTTACATTGCTTCACActggaaaaagaaaatatatgatgGAACTTCAAATCTCTGAATgaagataaattttcaaaattaatatgagTGATACATTCCAACCCTATTACAAAGGTAATTCTTGTTCCGGACTGTTCTTATAAGTACCTACAAAATACTGGTAGGTACTTTAAAACTATAGTAGAACTTCTTAGTGTATctcatattttttattgtaagAAGCAGAACTACCATGATGGCTTTATCGTTATCACATTCACTGAATGAAACTTCACAGTAAActcacaagtcaaaattttacggAACTGGGTTTTATTGTTTTCTCATACAGCATACAGAATGAAGTTATCAGTGATGGATTATTCAAATCGTTCGCAGAATCATGCCCACCCCAACATCTCATACATATTATTCACAAACTTACACTAAAGCTGTTATATTAACAGTTGGTTCCCCATTTAATTAATGattttttctctctattccagCAAAGTGCTGTTTTTATTAGAGTCACTATTAATAAGCCAATTGGCTCAATCTCCTAAATTGAGACCATTGATCCTGCTTGTGGTTTTCATATGGTTGACAAGGCGTTAAGAGAAATGTGGGGACAAGCCCTGAAATAAATGGACTGGGACGTATTACCCACTGGTATACATTTCACATTTCAAAATTCTGGCATTCATTTATCTTTGGCTGGAAATGATACCAAGGCATTGGCGGTGCATCTTATTTCTTCTTTCCAGCTCGCAGGGGGAACTTGAgacatttattactatttttcagCTTTCCCATCTCTGCAAAATTTACAAGTCTCTTAAGTGGGATGGCGTGGAcgtagtgagacaagtggcctttAGGCTACGAGCTCACATAAATCTTAATTTGAATCCCAAGAGCCTTTGCAAGGATGCATATTCGTGTGTCATTTAGCTTGCTCTTCCTCCCTTCCCTTTCATTGCTTGCTTTATTGTGTACTCATCCTGCATGTGGTagtatttatagtaccgtaatatGGAGTGAATAGGAATAaagttttagtattttttatttcgttgtgtcaaagtataaatataataatgaaagtatttatttgtatactCGTTACgaataaaaacaattatgtgtttttattattatattcagtctttgacacaaagaaataaaaaatagtaaaatttcgTCCCTATTTACCCCTATGTCCCCTAATCACCTCATATTatggtatttatttaattcatttaattcatcCTTACCAAacctaaaaataatatacaagaaTAACGACGTTTCAAGCAATTCAAATCCAAGGGCTTTCATAAATCTCctgtcattgtttttttttttcctgagtgCTAATCCGTGAATTCATTATCTTTCAACCATTCATCATAAATCATCCTCGTCTTGTCTTTTTAAATTCTTTCTGTCATATTTTATCTTAACCACGATAGAACTTCAGAAAACACAAACCCAACAGCTTAACAAACAGTAAAGCACTTTTTTTCCAACTAGCTCTCAACAATATTAAGTATACACTCATTTTTACAGAACAAAATGATTTTcattgaaatgtatttatttgggAATGTTCGACTGAAAATCCGACAGTTGGCAAGCCTAGTGAAGAGAGGAAAATGCAATAATAAGAAATTGTTAAAGATATTGCGAAACACGTTACttttcattataaattattttacaaatggtATTTATGTTTACATATTAGCTTACAATAAAATTGATGTAGGTATTAGACTCATTCCACAATGTTATTTTCTTAACCTATTTtggcaaaataaatattatctgcTAATGTGACGAAAATATGCACAAATATTTCAGCAAAACATACATGAACAACACTATAATTATATAATGTAAGTTATGTCATCCTTGTAGTGACTTGTATGGATTGTGCTTTGTAACTAGTAAGGAGTATCGAATAACTAAGCATATTAAACAATGTTGCTAAATTGGAAGAAgccatttataaatttataatacatcACACTTGTAGAGTTAGCAGTTGGTTAGTAAAGATAATCGTCAAGCTAGAACCTTGCAGACATGAGTAAAACACATTTTGAATCTGGTTGATGTCCACATtagattatattttcattttcaaaaacaGGCTGTGCTAATTGTGCAGCCTGCATAGTATGGTCAAGGTCATAATTAGATTTATTAGAAATTAAGCAAATTACCCCAGTTCCTttcgactgagcatattgggaattaattcaatagctttcccaaaataagctatgaaacgtttcatacaaaatattaagagagggcagtgtattatgataatatatgactgaaattcttaattaatatttatagggtggaccgtaagtaatgtcataatttttgggttattctttgagatttttataacaaaacaaCGATGATGCACATTACATGTTATaagagaaagaattttagttttgtcctttaatgtgcaattttaaaacatttaacacTCTAAAGGGAAAAATAAAGATGAGATACCcttattttacgttaaagtaacgaacaaaattaaaatagtagattaatattatgaaacaagtttataatgttatagttTATTACACGAGTAAATATTATGAACTGGACATAGTGAGTTTCATACTTTTacgaatgtaataattgtataacattataaacgaatTTCATACActattttttgtacgacagcattatacaacgatattaataaagaaataacatcatgggtagtttgatatcattgtctatgaagaaagaggttgctatgataacaatgatatattaaatattatagcactggCAAATCGTTTcgtaatgttaactttatgatacaagacagttataccacagtctagtatatacagtcacgaagctcaatacgtagggaatatgcatccaaagatagttgctaatcacgagtatcgctactatcgcctcatcacatacaatgtgaaa
Proteins encoded:
- the Naxd gene encoding ATP-dependent (S)-NAD(P)H-hydrate dehydratase; this encodes MFTFVRPVIGKVVTRYTKYVRELATSSIMGCEEELSQLEDKLLKESRAIVPLLRHDMYKGQAGRIGIIGGSLDYTGAPYFSAISALKVGCDLSHVFCPQDAAAVIKAYSPELIVHPILDTVNALDLVKPWLPRLHVLVIGPGLGRDPRILETVGSIIKFCRDHPDNWKPLVIDADGLFMITEKPDIIRNYPMDAILTPNAIEFSRLAKSVLNKSWAATPNPDPDNVRALAVALGTNIIIVHKGASDIIASGSDNGAVVKCATGGSCRRCGGQGDLLSGSLGVFCCWAGLKAARDPPESVPSFPPAVIAAYAGCRLTRECNQRAVAKAGRSTLTTDMLEEIHAAFEALFEN